In the Corynebacterium kroppenstedtii genome, one interval contains:
- a CDS encoding CPBP family intramembrane glutamic endopeptidase: MSGLSSKSNATAAVRWEIVIVLAVTFGMSGLRATLRLVEALVSPTPLKGQTAQLNPSQASAAWLDVSLQVLSAGTLVGWGALAVYMLWVHPVTTNPLRFLRWSGMSDVWHGLAAAAAIGLPGLCFYGVARAWGMSATVDPAAGVRAWWSYVVLVISACATAWAEEVAVVGWLQTRLAQCGVSGAPRVVTSALLRGLYHVYQGPSAGVGNAIMGLVFGSYFERTGRVWPLVIAHAVIDCVAFVGAALVAGHAPWLGL, encoded by the coding sequence GTGTCGGGCTTATCGTCGAAAAGTAATGCCACCGCGGCGGTGCGCTGGGAAATTGTCATTGTTCTGGCCGTGACTTTTGGGATGTCAGGCCTGCGCGCAACGCTGCGTTTGGTGGAGGCTCTGGTATCGCCGACACCGTTGAAGGGGCAGACCGCCCAGTTGAATCCGTCGCAGGCGTCGGCTGCGTGGCTTGATGTGTCACTGCAGGTGTTGTCGGCTGGAACGTTGGTGGGCTGGGGTGCGCTGGCTGTGTATATGTTGTGGGTCCATCCGGTGACGACGAATCCTCTGCGGTTTTTGCGGTGGTCCGGTATGTCCGATGTGTGGCATGGGTTGGCGGCTGCTGCGGCGATTGGTCTGCCTGGGCTGTGTTTTTATGGTGTGGCTCGCGCATGGGGTATGTCGGCGACGGTTGATCCGGCGGCGGGGGTTCGCGCATGGTGGTCCTATGTGGTGCTAGTAATTTCTGCGTGCGCGACGGCCTGGGCCGAGGAAGTGGCCGTAGTGGGGTGGCTGCAGACCCGTTTGGCTCAGTGTGGTGTGTCGGGGGCGCCGCGCGTGGTCACCTCGGCGCTGTTGAGGGGCTTGTATCACGTGTACCAGGGCCCGAGCGCGGGAGTGGGTAACGCAATTATGGGGCTGGTCTTTGGGTCGTATTTTGAACGCACAGGCCGTGTGTGGCCGCTAGTGATTGCTCATGCGGTTATTGACTGCGTGGCATTTGTGGGTGCGGCGCTAGTGGCTGGCCATGCGCCGTGGTTAGGGCTGTAG
- a CDS encoding glycosyltransferase family 87 protein, with protein MPALSLRSGSRFNAGRAREALSRAHSRSSDSNSAAIIGWPAHVLGLLVGLVTQLAWRGTRENGDWAALWIAGKLLRQGDDPHIYDYAPDDFAAWAGPFWQPFAQQDVTSASPHPFVQAPFVAQIAEVLTFVMSFHTSVVLLTVASGWALVALVASAFYVWFHRPIPVGVLAGVTVVVWLSTPFQWSITLGQTTPLVTAGIAYSIAAARRRPWSAGIALGAVSVIKLTPLALIPLMLLFRRSRRTSLIAIATTALCFGFSVLTVGWPLHEIWRARVHMFSTFKVIAPTSQTFVSIMKRHLIDEGPAGAPIIQDTPGWMVVTPMMLAAVIALALAIAAYRCRGRAFEIIMVGAMCVATCFSGFVWTHYFIIAVLPAFGVFALTARRRWAVACIAIVSVLYFPPLSDVITAKNDNRFFTQANFYVPGGALMATIIMLFLLAAAVVVPARRRATSAELPHSVPEFRAPWGAGPSTSRLTGTSAARRSTPRASARSVVSQWFAHSNAPSSAFISGSSPRQRGHIVGKMGHIVAVLSGLVTILAWNSHRQTDDWSSLWIAGKLVAQGDKQHIYDYNHQDFARWAGEYWAPFANEHVTSPLPHPFIQAPIVAEVMSVVTRIMSYDFSTLVLGFFSGWAMVITVACAYRVWVGRPIPLVLLLPVVVVAWLSAPFSMAIRLGQTSPLIYAGIAYAIAAARTRPRSAGIVLGLVSIVKLSPFALIAAMFLFRRSRKTAGIAVITAVVAFLVSLVTLGTEVFRTWVHVIRGLSSARIIAMESQSFASIMLRSHLNDDDNVWVPIIRNPPAWVVVIPLIMAALLAILVLAAAYVRRDYAFPLFMVGITSIATACSGLVWTHYFQVALLPAFGAVALAERRRLAAFLTIGVSLFFVPPLSDVVGATVQAKIHVQSGGLIALIGLILLMCIMALLPASVLPSRTRSRITQWQQAHHRDDEWLRSSGPSLSHRYRNDMTAPLPVVADTPRGTGGRHHERRRHTQ; from the coding sequence GTGCCTGCTTTGTCGCTTCGGAGTGGTAGCCGGTTTAACGCCGGCCGTGCCCGTGAAGCGCTGAGCAGGGCCCATAGTCGTAGTTCGGATAGTAACTCAGCCGCAATCATCGGATGGCCGGCTCACGTGCTGGGCCTCCTAGTGGGGCTCGTGACGCAGTTAGCGTGGCGCGGCACCCGCGAAAATGGTGACTGGGCTGCATTATGGATTGCCGGCAAGCTCCTTCGCCAGGGTGACGATCCACACATTTATGATTACGCCCCTGACGATTTTGCTGCATGGGCAGGCCCTTTCTGGCAACCGTTTGCGCAGCAAGACGTCACATCAGCATCACCACATCCGTTTGTTCAGGCCCCATTCGTCGCCCAAATAGCCGAAGTGCTGACATTCGTAATGTCGTTCCACACGTCGGTGGTCCTCTTGACGGTAGCGTCGGGGTGGGCACTGGTCGCGCTTGTGGCCAGTGCGTTTTACGTGTGGTTCCACCGCCCGATCCCTGTGGGCGTGCTGGCCGGTGTGACGGTGGTGGTGTGGCTCTCCACCCCATTTCAGTGGTCGATCACGTTGGGGCAAACGACGCCTCTGGTCACTGCTGGCATCGCGTACAGCATCGCGGCGGCGCGTCGTCGGCCCTGGTCAGCCGGCATTGCGCTAGGTGCGGTCAGTGTCATTAAGCTCACGCCGTTGGCTCTTATCCCTCTGATGCTGCTGTTTCGTCGTTCACGCCGGACGTCACTCATTGCGATCGCGACAACGGCTCTCTGCTTCGGGTTTTCTGTGCTGACCGTGGGGTGGCCGTTGCACGAAATCTGGCGTGCGCGGGTTCACATGTTCTCCACGTTCAAAGTGATCGCACCGACGAGCCAGACCTTCGTGTCAATCATGAAGCGCCATCTTATCGACGAAGGCCCTGCGGGTGCTCCGATTATCCAGGACACCCCCGGCTGGATGGTAGTCACGCCGATGATGCTTGCAGCCGTGATTGCCCTGGCCTTAGCGATCGCGGCCTATCGCTGTCGTGGGCGGGCCTTCGAGATCATTATGGTGGGCGCGATGTGCGTGGCCACGTGTTTCTCCGGCTTCGTGTGGACACACTATTTCATCATCGCTGTGTTACCGGCCTTCGGCGTGTTCGCTCTGACTGCTCGCCGGAGATGGGCAGTGGCCTGCATCGCTATTGTCAGTGTCCTCTATTTCCCACCGCTATCCGACGTTATTACTGCGAAGAACGACAATCGCTTCTTTACCCAGGCGAATTTTTATGTCCCTGGCGGTGCCCTAATGGCGACAATTATCATGCTGTTCTTGCTGGCAGCCGCCGTTGTGGTGCCCGCCCGACGTCGGGCAACCAGCGCGGAGCTTCCCCACTCTGTGCCGGAGTTTCGCGCGCCATGGGGCGCGGGACCATCGACATCCAGGCTTACCGGCACATCTGCGGCTAGGCGCTCCACCCCACGAGCTAGCGCGCGTTCCGTGGTTTCTCAGTGGTTCGCTCACTCTAACGCACCCTCTTCCGCCTTCATTTCCGGCTCATCACCCCGTCAGCGCGGCCACATCGTCGGCAAAATGGGCCATATTGTTGCTGTGCTCTCTGGTCTTGTCACTATCTTGGCGTGGAACTCCCACCGCCAGACGGATGATTGGTCCTCACTGTGGATCGCCGGCAAGCTCGTCGCACAGGGCGATAAGCAACATATTTACGACTACAACCATCAGGATTTTGCACGCTGGGCCGGAGAGTACTGGGCTCCATTCGCCAATGAGCATGTGACGTCGCCTTTGCCTCACCCATTTATTCAGGCGCCGATCGTGGCGGAAGTGATGAGCGTCGTTACTCGCATTATGAGCTACGATTTTTCGACGCTGGTGCTGGGGTTTTTCTCCGGCTGGGCCATGGTGATCACTGTCGCCTGCGCCTATCGTGTCTGGGTGGGGCGGCCGATCCCGCTTGTTCTTCTGCTGCCCGTTGTTGTGGTCGCCTGGTTGTCAGCGCCATTTTCCATGGCCATTCGCCTAGGCCAAACGAGCCCGCTGATCTACGCGGGTATTGCCTATGCCATCGCTGCTGCGCGTACTCGGCCCCGCTCGGCAGGTATTGTGCTGGGTTTGGTCAGCATCGTGAAACTTAGCCCTTTCGCTCTGATCGCCGCGATGTTTCTTTTCCGTCGGTCACGTAAAACAGCCGGCATCGCCGTCATCACTGCTGTGGTGGCTTTCCTCGTGTCACTGGTCACGCTAGGGACGGAGGTATTCCGCACCTGGGTCCATGTCATTCGCGGTCTATCCTCTGCGCGCATTATCGCCATGGAGAGTCAGAGCTTTGCGTCGATCATGTTGAGGAGTCATCTTAACGATGACGACAATGTTTGGGTCCCCATTATCCGCAACCCACCGGCCTGGGTTGTGGTAATTCCGCTCATCATGGCAGCTTTGCTCGCCATCCTTGTTCTTGCGGCCGCCTACGTACGCCGGGACTACGCCTTCCCGCTGTTCATGGTGGGAATTACGAGCATTGCTACAGCCTGCTCTGGGCTGGTGTGGACCCACTATTTCCAGGTTGCGCTGCTCCCCGCCTTCGGAGCAGTGGCCCTCGCTGAGCGCCGTCGCCTAGCAGCTTTCTTAACTATCGGTGTGAGCCTGTTCTTCGTACCACCCCTGTCAGATGTGGTGGGTGCCACTGTCCAGGCGAAGATACATGTTCAGTCGGGCGGCTTAATAGCCCTCATAGGGCTCATTCTGCTGATGTGCATTATGGCCCTCCTTCCCGCCTCGGTTCTTCCTTCGCGCACGCGATCGCGCATTACTCAGTGGCAACAAGCACACCACCGTGACGACGAATGGCTGCGATCATCAGGGCCGTCGCTGTCCCACAGGTATCGCAATGACATGACCGCACCGCTACCTGTTGTGGCGGATACTCCGCGGGGAACGGGTGGACGCCACCACGAGCGCCGACGCCACACCCAGTAG
- a CDS encoding glycerophosphodiester phosphodiesterase family protein — protein MEIIAHRGASCDHPEQTLAAYDAALSEGADGIECDIRLTKDGHLVCSHDRTFERVAGDKRPIAELTRDDLPSINVGTAAEPQQPLLFSTLLDLAENADCGLFVETKHPSGYGGQLEKTLVSVLRDRGYIDNPRLHVISFSAMSLARMRHLAPPVHRILLRREIQRPLGPILWRMDIPQAYGPSIINAKLRPALIHRGDGCYTWTVNTRNDVMWAAQHGIDWLATDKPRQARTWMDEASTHSE, from the coding sequence ATGGAGATCATCGCCCACCGCGGAGCTAGCTGTGACCACCCCGAACAGACACTAGCCGCCTACGACGCCGCGCTCTCCGAGGGAGCCGACGGCATAGAATGCGATATCCGCCTCACCAAGGACGGGCACCTCGTGTGCTCACACGACCGGACATTCGAACGCGTCGCGGGAGATAAACGCCCTATCGCAGAGCTCACCCGTGATGACCTCCCCAGTATCAACGTCGGCACCGCTGCGGAACCGCAACAACCGTTGCTCTTCAGTACGCTCCTGGACCTCGCCGAGAACGCAGATTGCGGATTATTTGTCGAAACGAAGCACCCCTCCGGATACGGCGGCCAGCTGGAGAAAACACTCGTCTCAGTGCTTCGTGACCGTGGATACATTGACAACCCCCGGCTGCACGTCATCTCATTTTCAGCCATGTCACTAGCGAGAATGCGGCACCTTGCGCCCCCTGTCCACCGGATTTTGTTGCGACGCGAAATCCAACGCCCGCTCGGACCCATCCTGTGGCGAATGGATATTCCGCAGGCCTACGGCCCGTCCATCATCAACGCGAAACTGCGTCCAGCACTCATCCACCGTGGCGACGGTTGCTACACGTGGACCGTCAACACGCGAAATGATGTCATGTGGGCTGCCCAGCATGGTATTGACTGGTTGGCCACCGACAAACCACGCCAAGCGCGCACGTGGATGGACGAAGCGTCCACGCACTCTGAGTAA
- a CDS encoding DUF5926 family protein produces the protein MSRKKKKNENLPEGMTRRQAKLAKRAAERAALERDPRPFGGFASEADLIAMQEFAPSARAKISVKGVDYPVYLVTVLPGATAAIVRDTDGETPPTAFVALQRQHRGPNPHKDLAHTLVWLQTAQPGQTLGTSIADGTEPQLSDLMDPAQKLEVKVEKNFDWWLPEGQTVDPAMQQNMKQVNESMLPTERVDVSAPGAVWWTDGGDKAYIRWIRQDDEDALFTALARLYAAGELTLGEGTRFAGAFRTHGVAVPVFDVDPTVTAQEFQEPIKELAVAVEKALAVDTPLSADERKARDTIRSRQVTIR, from the coding sequence GTGTCAAGGAAGAAAAAGAAGAATGAGAATCTGCCCGAAGGAATGACCCGTCGCCAAGCCAAACTGGCTAAGCGGGCCGCCGAACGTGCAGCACTAGAGCGTGACCCGCGGCCATTCGGAGGTTTTGCCTCGGAAGCAGATCTTATTGCCATGCAGGAATTCGCACCCTCTGCGCGGGCGAAAATCTCGGTGAAAGGCGTTGACTACCCCGTCTACCTCGTGACCGTCCTGCCCGGGGCGACCGCCGCGATCGTGCGCGACACCGATGGCGAGACTCCCCCTACCGCGTTCGTTGCCCTTCAGCGGCAGCACCGCGGCCCTAACCCCCATAAAGATTTAGCGCACACTCTCGTTTGGTTGCAGACCGCTCAACCAGGGCAAACGCTGGGAACATCCATTGCGGACGGCACTGAACCGCAGCTCAGCGACCTGATGGACCCCGCTCAAAAACTCGAAGTAAAGGTCGAGAAGAACTTTGACTGGTGGCTCCCAGAAGGACAAACCGTCGACCCCGCCATGCAGCAAAACATGAAGCAGGTTAATGAGTCGATGCTCCCAACCGAGAGAGTCGACGTCTCCGCGCCGGGAGCGGTCTGGTGGACCGATGGCGGCGATAAAGCCTACATCCGGTGGATCCGACAGGACGACGAGGACGCATTATTTACCGCGTTGGCGCGCCTGTACGCTGCGGGGGAATTGACCCTGGGAGAAGGCACACGGTTTGCCGGGGCGTTCCGCACCCACGGTGTTGCGGTGCCCGTCTTTGACGTTGATCCCACGGTGACGGCTCAAGAATTCCAGGAGCCCATTAAAGAGCTTGCTGTTGCGGTGGAAAAAGCACTGGCCGTCGACACACCTTTGAGCGCCGACGAGCGCAAGGCGCGGGATACTATTCGTTCCCGCCAAGTGACCATTCGGTAG
- a CDS encoding pyruvate kinase — protein MEQNGHNGELNDASTSGASSSKATTTNSATTSLNELIRGVSSLLTMLSEVDHEKRDLIDAADAEHREGARNVQHFARLQADDARHIIAQLRAVGIRVSDQAPVADQLRAAKTLLQNLGGPSNDDGDAEGETYDITHLAAAIERSQEQLASNSSALLGEPRDGMLSCVMVTLPTEAADDPDLVQSFADAGMDIARINCAHDTPEAWRAMATNVRAASARVGRDIKISMDLPGPKLRVGPIEPGPRIARTRVTRTKTGRILTPSKLWITPFDHNATTPAPVPEGLPGRPTLAVQVDPEWLQTVNVGDELSMLDARGSKRYMTVHKVTDEGVLAYGRQNVYLANGSLVACQYIKTRIHGIGRSEQRVHVDVGSRLTLTSDPTPTDPTDDIPAINCGEPQAIRSLDVGSTVLFDDAKIECEVTSVTRAGEKDAEGNTAEYDSAELVAVHTREGGKNLRAGRGIHFPGVHVPLPAMTDEDRAILPEIVRTADIIAPSYVRSAEDLTEILDAIEKEIDVAASESESHSADIADTADGNENPATVSARIRNLGVMLKVESEECYNDLSNVVTGLLRHRNSGVMIARGDLAMELGFSRMSEAREQIMDVANAAHIPTIFATQVLETMAKSGLPSRAEITDADVALRTQGVMLNKGTHIPDAIAILNHIGKALNTSENSLDSRSRGRA, from the coding sequence GTGGAACAGAATGGTCATAATGGTGAACTCAACGATGCCAGCACGTCAGGGGCATCGTCGTCGAAGGCAACGACGACAAATTCAGCGACGACCTCACTGAATGAGTTGATCCGTGGTGTCAGTAGCCTCCTGACCATGCTCAGTGAGGTCGACCACGAAAAACGCGACCTAATCGATGCGGCAGACGCGGAACACCGTGAGGGGGCTCGCAATGTGCAGCACTTCGCGCGCCTCCAGGCCGATGATGCCCGCCACATTATTGCCCAACTGCGGGCGGTAGGAATCCGTGTATCCGACCAGGCTCCTGTTGCCGACCAACTCCGCGCGGCGAAAACTCTGCTGCAGAACCTGGGTGGTCCGTCTAACGACGACGGCGATGCCGAGGGAGAGACCTACGACATCACCCATTTAGCTGCAGCGATAGAACGTTCCCAGGAACAATTAGCGTCCAACAGCTCTGCGCTTTTGGGTGAACCCCGGGATGGTATGCTGAGCTGCGTCATGGTAACTCTCCCCACTGAAGCAGCCGACGATCCCGACCTCGTCCAATCCTTCGCCGACGCGGGGATGGACATCGCCCGGATCAACTGCGCGCACGACACCCCCGAAGCCTGGCGAGCAATGGCGACAAACGTCCGTGCCGCCAGCGCACGCGTAGGCCGCGACATCAAAATCTCCATGGACCTACCAGGGCCGAAACTGCGGGTAGGGCCTATTGAACCTGGCCCGCGGATCGCGCGCACCCGCGTGACCAGGACGAAAACAGGGCGCATCCTGACTCCCTCTAAGTTGTGGATCACCCCGTTCGACCACAACGCCACGACACCGGCGCCTGTGCCCGAGGGCCTTCCTGGCCGTCCGACGCTGGCCGTCCAGGTCGATCCGGAATGGTTGCAGACGGTCAATGTGGGCGATGAGCTATCCATGTTGGATGCTCGCGGATCCAAGCGCTATATGACCGTGCACAAGGTCACCGACGAGGGAGTGCTCGCCTACGGACGCCAGAACGTTTACTTGGCCAATGGCAGCCTGGTCGCATGCCAGTACATCAAAACTCGGATTCACGGGATCGGGCGCTCTGAGCAACGCGTTCATGTCGACGTTGGGTCACGCCTGACGCTGACCAGCGACCCTACGCCCACTGATCCGACGGATGATATCCCCGCCATCAACTGTGGTGAGCCACAAGCTATCCGTAGTCTGGACGTCGGATCTACTGTCCTTTTCGACGACGCCAAGATCGAATGTGAAGTCACCTCCGTCACCCGCGCTGGTGAGAAGGACGCTGAGGGCAACACCGCGGAGTACGATTCCGCGGAACTCGTCGCTGTGCACACGCGCGAAGGCGGGAAAAACCTGCGAGCAGGCCGTGGGATTCACTTCCCCGGCGTCCACGTTCCGCTTCCCGCTATGACCGATGAGGACCGTGCCATCCTCCCGGAAATCGTTCGCACGGCAGATATCATTGCGCCCAGCTACGTGCGCTCCGCCGAGGACCTCACTGAAATTCTCGATGCCATCGAGAAAGAAATCGACGTAGCAGCGTCGGAAAGCGAATCTCACAGCGCCGATATCGCGGACACCGCTGATGGCAACGAGAACCCCGCCACAGTCAGCGCGCGCATTCGGAACCTTGGCGTTATGCTGAAAGTCGAATCCGAAGAATGCTACAACGACCTATCCAATGTGGTGACAGGCCTGCTCCGTCACAGGAACTCGGGCGTGATGATCGCTCGTGGTGACCTAGCGATGGAACTCGGCTTCAGCCGCATGTCCGAAGCCCGCGAACAGATCATGGACGTGGCGAATGCTGCTCACATTCCCACCATATTCGCGACACAAGTTCTCGAAACCATGGCGAAATCCGGGCTGCCATCACGCGCAGAGATTACCGATGCCGACGTTGCGCTGCGTACCCAAGGCGTCATGTTGAACAAGGGAACACACATTCCGGATGCCATCGCCATCCTCAACCACATCGGTAAAGCGCTCAATACCAGTGAAAATTCTCTAGATTCACGAAGCCGAGGACGAGCCTAA
- a CDS encoding L-lactate dehydrogenase: MAGQEHRRLGNKIVLIGAGDVGIAYAFALINQGVCDELAIIDIDEKKTAGNVMDLNHGVVWASSPTNVKVGTYDDCADAAMVVVCAGAAQKPGETRLQLVDKNIKILNSIIGDVMKHDFDGIFLIASNPVDILTYATWKISGLPKERVIGSGTVLDSARFRSMLGDMYDVAPSSIHAYIIGEHGDSELPVLSSSTVGGVSMRKKLEKDPELHGRLEKVFEETRDAAYTIIDAKGSTSFGIGMGLARITRAVLQNQNVVLPVSAYLQGEYGEDDIYIGTPALVNRGGIHRVIELELDDHEAEQMKASAAQLREIKDRFYGPNADQEATK, encoded by the coding sequence ATGGCAGGTCAAGAACACCGCCGCCTTGGTAACAAAATCGTTCTTATTGGCGCTGGCGACGTCGGAATCGCCTACGCCTTCGCCCTCATCAACCAGGGTGTGTGCGACGAACTGGCCATTATTGACATCGACGAAAAGAAGACCGCCGGCAACGTCATGGACCTCAACCACGGCGTCGTGTGGGCATCGAGCCCGACCAACGTCAAGGTAGGCACCTACGATGACTGCGCCGACGCGGCGATGGTCGTCGTCTGCGCAGGCGCTGCACAGAAGCCAGGTGAAACCCGGCTGCAGCTCGTCGACAAGAACATTAAGATCCTGAACAGCATCATTGGAGATGTCATGAAGCACGACTTCGATGGCATCTTCCTCATTGCGTCGAACCCTGTCGACATCCTGACTTACGCCACCTGGAAGATTTCCGGCCTGCCCAAGGAACGCGTTATCGGTTCGGGCACGGTTCTGGACTCCGCACGGTTCCGCTCCATGCTGGGCGACATGTACGACGTTGCCCCGAGCTCCATTCACGCCTACATCATCGGTGAGCACGGCGACTCGGAACTCCCGGTGCTGTCCTCCTCGACCGTCGGCGGTGTGTCGATGCGCAAGAAGCTCGAGAAGGACCCCGAGCTGCACGGGCGTTTGGAGAAGGTCTTCGAAGAGACCCGCGACGCCGCCTACACCATTATCGACGCCAAAGGCTCGACCTCCTTCGGTATCGGCATGGGCCTAGCTCGGATTACGCGTGCTGTCCTGCAGAACCAGAACGTCGTCCTTCCTGTTTCTGCATACCTGCAGGGCGAATACGGCGAAGACGACATCTACATCGGCACCCCGGCCCTGGTGAACCGTGGCGGAATCCACCGCGTTATCGAGCTGGAACTCGATGACCACGAAGCTGAGCAGATGAAGGCATCAGCCGCGCAACTGCGTGAAATCAAAGACCGCTTCTACGGCCCGAATGCCGATCAGGAAGCAACGAAGTAG
- a CDS encoding superoxide dismutase, protein MAVYELPDLPYDYDALEPHISGEIMQLHHDKHHATYVAGANTALEKLEKAREEGADANEIRALSKNLAFNLGGHTNHSIFWKNLSPNGGGEPTGELAEAINRDFGSFEKFKDHFSAAATGLQGSGWAVLGYDHIAGRLIIEQLTDQQGNVSVDFTPLLMLDMWEHAFYLQYKNVKADYVKAVWNVFNWADVAERYARAKSK, encoded by the coding sequence ATGGCTGTGTACGAACTTCCTGATCTCCCTTACGATTACGACGCTCTCGAGCCTCACATCTCTGGCGAGATTATGCAGCTTCACCACGACAAGCACCATGCAACCTACGTTGCTGGCGCAAACACTGCGCTGGAGAAGCTAGAGAAGGCCCGCGAAGAAGGGGCAGACGCCAACGAGATTCGCGCACTCTCCAAGAACCTTGCCTTCAACCTTGGTGGTCACACCAACCACTCCATCTTCTGGAAGAACCTTTCCCCGAACGGTGGCGGCGAGCCGACCGGTGAGCTGGCTGAGGCTATCAACCGCGACTTTGGCTCCTTCGAGAAGTTCAAGGATCACTTCTCCGCTGCTGCTACTGGCCTTCAGGGATCCGGCTGGGCCGTTCTCGGATACGACCACATCGCTGGTCGCCTCATTATCGAGCAGCTGACCGACCAGCAGGGCAACGTTTCCGTTGACTTCACCCCACTACTAATGCTGGACATGTGGGAGCACGCCTTCTACCTCCAGTACAAGAACGTGAAGGCTGATTACGTCAAGGCCGTATGGAACGTCTTCAACTGGGCGGACGTGGCAGAGCGCTACGCACGGGCCAAGTCAAAGTAA
- a CDS encoding LCP family protein, whose translation MGVLILVALGTMVWVDLRLHRVDALANYGGRPGGGAGTNWLLVGSDSRDGLSEDQQNELSTGGDTGGGRTDSIILVHIPFVGKATMVSIPRDSYVDVPGHGKDKVNASYALGGPQLLQQTVEQATGLRIDHYAEIGFGGFAGVVDAVGGVKICVEQPMDDPLAGINLQPGCQKLDGPTALGFVRSRHSMDDGDIGRARNQRTFLAALVKKALSPSTFLNPFRAFPFVSHMTDSFTVDKHDHVWNLARLGIGLGLSPHTETIPIASYESTDVGDVDVWDDEAAQDLFNSLR comes from the coding sequence TTGGGGGTTCTCATACTTGTTGCCCTCGGGACGATGGTGTGGGTCGACCTTCGGCTTCATCGGGTTGATGCTCTGGCCAATTATGGCGGGCGGCCTGGCGGTGGGGCAGGAACGAACTGGCTGCTCGTCGGCTCCGATTCGCGTGATGGCCTCTCTGAGGATCAACAAAATGAGCTTTCTACCGGTGGCGATACGGGTGGCGGGCGCACAGATTCCATCATCCTGGTGCATATTCCCTTCGTGGGGAAAGCGACGATGGTGTCTATTCCCCGCGACTCGTACGTCGATGTGCCTGGTCATGGGAAGGACAAGGTTAACGCTTCGTATGCTCTGGGCGGCCCGCAGCTCCTCCAGCAGACGGTGGAACAGGCAACTGGGCTGCGCATTGACCACTATGCAGAGATCGGTTTTGGTGGGTTTGCCGGGGTGGTTGATGCCGTGGGTGGTGTCAAAATTTGCGTGGAACAGCCTATGGATGATCCACTCGCCGGGATTAATCTGCAGCCGGGGTGCCAAAAACTTGATGGTCCCACCGCCCTGGGGTTTGTTCGCTCACGCCATTCAATGGACGATGGTGACATTGGCCGTGCCAGGAACCAGCGGACGTTCCTCGCCGCGCTGGTGAAGAAAGCGCTATCCCCCAGTACATTCCTCAATCCGTTCCGCGCCTTCCCCTTTGTCAGCCATATGACGGATTCTTTCACAGTGGACAAGCACGATCACGTGTGGAATCTAGCGCGTCTGGGCATCGGGTTAGGCCTGTCACCGCACACGGAGACTATCCCCATCGCATCCTATGAATCCACTGATGTCGGGGACGTCGATGTGTGGGATGACGAGGCAGCGCAAGATCTGTTCAACTCGTTGCGCTAG